In Cervus elaphus chromosome 24, mCerEla1.1, whole genome shotgun sequence, a single genomic region encodes these proteins:
- the LOC122682842 gene encoding cathelicidin-1-like, whose protein sequence is MDPRRGPDIVREMEKPFLHFARGPPCPLPSNPMKQQQGLRQVHLAPWEEGRDGAGQVESLQQGQAEHKRGSLGLGGGRLGIMETQRASLSLRHWALWLLLLGLVLPSASAQALSYREAVLRAVDQLNEQSSEPNIYRLLELDQPPQDDEDPDTPKRVSFRVKETVCSRTTQRPPEQCDFKENGLLKRCEGTVTLDQVRGNFDITCNNHQSIRITRQPWAPPQAARVCRIVVLRVCR, encoded by the exons ATGGACCCCAGGAGAGGCCCAGATATTGTCAGGGAGATGGAGAAACCATTTCTTCACTTTGCACGGGGGcctccctgcccactgcccagcAATCCCATGAAGCAACAGCAGGGGCTGAGGCAAGTCCACCTCgcaccctgggaggagggcagggatgggGCAGGTCAGGTTGAGTCTTTGCAACAGGGCCAGGCTGAGCATAAAAGGGGGTCCCTCGGGCTGGGAGGAGGCAGATTGGGGATCATGGAGACCCAGAGGGCCAGCCTCTCGCTGAGACACTGGGCACTGTGGCTACTGCTCCTGGGACTAGTGCTGCCCTCGGCCAGCGCCCAGGCCCTCAGCTACAGGGAGGCCGTGCTTCGTGCTGTGGATCAGCTCAATGAGCAATCCTCAGAACCTAATATTTACCGTCTTCTCGAGCTGGACCAGCCTCCTCAGGAT GATGAAGACCCAGACACCCCGAAGCGGGTGAGCTTCAGGGTGAAGGAGACCGTGTGTTCCAGGACCACCCAGCGGCCCCCGGAGCAGTGTGACTTCAAGGAGAATGGG CTGTTGAAACGGTGTGAGGGGACAGTCACCCTGGACCAGGTCAGGGGTAACTTCGACATCACCTGTAATAAT CACCAGAGCATCAGGATAACAAGGCAACCATGGGCGCCTCCACAAGCAGCCCGAGTATGTCGCATCGTCGTGCTAAGGGTTTGCAGATAA
- the LOC122682934 gene encoding cathelicidin-7-like — protein sequence METQRASLSLGWWSLWLLLLGLVLPSASAQAHSYRRAVLRAVDQFNEQSSEANLYRLLELDPPPEQDVEDRSARKPVSFRVKETICPRTSQQPLEQCDFRENGLVKQCVGTVTLYQSRGDSDITCNDIQSVGIFGRLRDKIRRGGQKILDKVKRTGQRIKDFFPG from the exons ATGGAGACCCAGAGGGCCAGCCTCTCCCTGGGATGGTGGTCACTGTGGCTACTGCTGCTGGGACTAGTGCTGCCCTCGGCCAGCGCCCAGGCCCACAGCTACAGGAGAGCTGTGCTTCGCGCTGTGGATCAGTTCAATGAGCAGTCCTCAGAAGCTAATCTCTACCGCCTCCTGGAGCTAGACCCGCCTCCAGAGCAGGAC GTGGAGGACCGCAGTGCTCGAAAGCCTGTGAGCTTCAGGGTGAAGGAGACCATATGCCCCAGGACGAGCCAGCAGCCCCTGGAGCAGTGTGACTTCAGGGAGAATGGG CTGGTGAAACAGTGTGTGGGGACAGTCACCCTGTACCAGAGCAGGGGTGACTCCGACATCACCTGTAATGAT ATTCAGAGTGTGGGGATATTCGGCCGGCTGAGGGATAAAATCCGGAGAGGTGGGCAGAAAATCCTCGACAAAGTAAAGAGAACTGGGCAGAGAATCAAAGATTTCTTCCCGGGATGA
- the LOC122682931 gene encoding cathelicidin-1, translated as METQRASLSLRHWALWLLLLGLVLPSASAQALSYREAVLRAVDQLNEQSSEPNIYRLLELDQPPQDDEDPDTPKRVSFRVKETVCSRTTQQPPEQCDFKENGLLKRCEGTVTLDQVRGNFDITCNNHQSIRITKQPWAPPQAARVCRIVVIRVCR; from the exons ATGGAGACCCAGAGGGCCAGCCTCTCGCTGAGACACTGGGCACTGTGGCTACTGCTCCTGGGACTAGTGCTGCCCTCGGCCAGCGCCCAGGCCCTCAGCTACAGGGAGGCCGTGCTTCGTGCTGTGGATCAGCTCAATGAGCAATCCTCAGAACCTAATATTTACCGTCTTCTCGAGCTGGACCAGCCTCCTCAGGAT GATGAAGACCCAGACACCCCGAAGCGGGTGAGCTTCAGGGTGAAGGAGACCGTGTGTTCCAGGACCACCCAGCAGCCCCCGGAGCAGTGTGACTTCAAGGAGAATGGG CTGTTGAAACGGTGTGAGGGGACAGTCACCCTGGACCAGGTCAGGGGTAACTTCGACATCACCTGTAATAAT CACCAGAGCATCAGGATAACAAAGCAACCATGGGCGCCTCCACAAGCAGCCCGAGTATGTCGCATCGTCGTGATAAGGGTTTGCAGATAA